The proteins below come from a single Hirundo rustica isolate bHirRus1 chromosome 6, bHirRus1.pri.v3, whole genome shotgun sequence genomic window:
- the LOC120754758 gene encoding inner centromere protein-like, translating to MAAGPQQLLEVCGQRLSRFLCDAQHKHLAWLREVEEQGMRMLKSSFRDEPMLLPKTPSQRRKVRKRQSSWMREENKELSRRRLSRRRSGVKLLSSSLNSQQCLSQEQPRSPGCEGQDVSVPGCALGSQTGIAPQLPALPGKQPVEALVPLADLDCPECPQGAAGGDAAPPAVLGEQLPEGDAAAELQEVPGVPGIPAEHPGRDGEQDARRASTSTPKTARNDGPAALQGDGSPQGPETLPFQDSPSKSATGKSRMRRRSGLGAPRKSHRASLAEKCSLASRRENMIRRSIGRAMARKAAARESSSASSRVSCQSSLEAFVEEDVTSGTRPELEPNSPREEAPGAVLVASTSPRAASPPAQHVSPLEQQAGNAAGSHVNPSSEPQKSQEQPHCAKTRENSSRMWMKGCKQALGALWQGQQMGGRALSPLEEKHKASANQAPSSPSPASKAVRPLRNILQGQGSGIKDFLKRNTPTRLHLKGDFVEKERQRLENLRKKQEAEEQRKKKVEEEKRRRQAEMKQKREERLRKALQARERAEQMEEKKKKRVEQKILQSDEKVHISQVREEKVAEERSKRKGSKKHGEAEARKQKALKWEENEQQEPLPKREDEVKERGKTVLELKNLLEQKQLGQVKEKDPKQRGKEKPLQAQQEPAAVAGKATKGKESPKKLPLGPGLEKRYEPPESFFPALNVWLQAEREAEGEQQPGEEKKPIQPAAPGTWPNKAVKKSLSTSCLGSLKEPEPESPPADENSYGLDLNSDDSTDDESNPRKPVPAWADGAQLQEAIVHQYYQPVDVDALFGAIPSPRLEHIFYKSKPRYFKRTSSAVWHSPPGPSCGPSCTFQS from the exons GTTATCCCGAAGGAGGAGTGGTGTCAAGCTGCTGTCTTCCAGTCTGAAttcccagcagtgcctgagccaggagcagccccggAGCCCTGGCTGTGAGGGGCAGGATGTATCCGTGCCTGGCTGCGCTCTGGGATCTCAGACTGGCATCGCACCCCAGCTCCCGGCTCTGCCTGGGAAGCAGCCTGTGGAAGCTCTTGTTCCCCTGGCAGATCTGGATTGCCCGGAAtgtccccagggtgctgctgggggtgatgcagcccctccagcagttttgggggagcagctgcctgaggGGGACgcagcagctgagctccagGAGGTCCCTGGTGTTCCTGGGATCCCGGCTGAACATccaggaagggatggggagcaggacGCTAGGAGAGCCAGCACCTCCACTCCCAAGACCGCTCGGAATGATGGTCCTGCTGCGCTCCAAGGAGATGGATCTCCTCAAGGCCCTGAGACACTGCCCTTCCAGGACTCCCCCAGTAAAAGTGCAACGGGAAAATCCAGGATGCGCCGCCGGAGCGGGCTGGGTGCCCCCCGCAAGAGCCATAGGGCTTCCCTGGCAGAAAAATGCTCCCTGGCCAGCAGGAGGGAGAACATGATCCGGAGATCCATCGGCAGGGCCATGGCCAGGAAGGCAGCGGCGCGAGAATCTTCCTCGGCCTCCAGCAGAGTGAGCT GTCAGAGCTCCTTGGAGGCTTTTGTGGAAGAAGATGTGACCAGCGGCACAAG GCCTGAACTGGAGCCAAATTCCCCGAGGGAAGAG GCTCCCGGAGCTGTCCTTGTTGCAAGCACAAGTCCCCGAGCTGCCAGCCCTCCTGCACAGCACGTGtcccctctggagcagcaggcagggaatgcTGCAG GAAGCCATGTAAATCCCAGCAGTGAACCCCAGaagagccaggagcagccccatTGTGCCAAGACCCGGGAGAATTCCTCACGCATGTG GATGAAAGGCTGCAAGCAAGCCCTGGGTGCCCTGTGGCAGGGGCAGCAGATGGGGGGCCGGGCCCTTTCCCCTCTGGAGGAGAAGCACAAGGCCTCAGCAAACCAGGCTCCGTCATCCCCCTCTCCAGCCAGCAAG gCTGTCAGGCCGCTGAGGAACATCCTGCAGGGACAAGGGAGTGGCATCAAGGACTTCCTCAAGCGCAACACTCCCACCCGGCTCCACCTGAAG GGAGACTTTGTT gagaaggagaggcagagacTGGAGAACCTCCGGAAgaagcaggaggctgaggaacaaaggaagaagaaagtggaggaggagaagagacGGCGTCAGGCAGAAATGAAGCA GAAGCGGGAAGAGCGCCTGAGGAAGGCCCTGCAGGCTCGGGAGCGTGCGGAACAgatggaggaaaagaagaaaaagcgGGTGGAGCAGAAGATCCTGCAGAGTGATGAGAAG GTACACATCTCACAGGTGAGGGAAGAGAAGGTGGCAGAGGAGCGGAGCAAGAGGAAAGGATCCAAGAAACACGGGGAAGCAGAGGCACGGAAACAGAAAGCCTTGAAATGG gaggaaaatgagCAGCAAGAACCACTGCCGAAAAGAGAGGATGAAGtgaaggaaagagggaagaCAGTCTTGGAACTGAAGAACCTTCTGGAGCAGAAACAGCTGGGACAAGTGAAGGAGAA ggATCCCAAGCAGCGAGGGAAGGAGAAGCccctccaggcacagcaggagccagcagcagtggctggcAAGGCCACCAAG GGGAAAGAAAGTCCCAAAAAGCTGCCCCTTGGGCCTGGGCTGGAGAAAAGATATGAGCCACCAGAATCCTTTTTCCCAGCTCTTAACGTCTGGCTCCAAGCGGAGAGG GAGGCCGAGGGTGAGCAGCAGCCGGGAGAGGAGAAGAAGCCCATCCaaccagcagcccctgggacgTGGCCGAACAAAGCCGTCAAG AAATCCCTCTCCACATCCTGTCTCGGTTCCCTGAAAGAACCAGAACCAGAATCTCCCCCGGCCGATGAGAACAGCTACGGGCTGGATCTGAACAGCGACGACTCCACGGATGATGAGAGCAACCCTCGGAAGCCCGTCCCTGCCTGGGCCGATG GGGCGCAGCTCCAGGAGGCCATCGTGCACCAGTACTACCAGCCGGTGGACGTGGACGCGCTGTTTGGGgccatccccagccccaggctggagcacatcTTCTACAAGAGCAAACCGCGCTACTTCAAGCGCACCAGCTCGGCCGTGTGGCACTCCCCGCCCGGGCCCTCCTGCGGCCCCTCCTGCACCttccagagctga
- the LRRC55 gene encoding leucine-rich repeat-containing protein 55: protein MSQGSGRTPAMLLGPWLLAAAAAVAAAGAGCPVLCSCRGQAVDCSGQRLFSVPPELPLDTGNLSLAHNRIASIPPGYLGCYGQLRALDLRNNSLAALPAGLFRGARRLAHLDLSYNNFSLVPADMFREASALLRLDLSHNPGLRRVHPQAFRGLAQLRELDLSYGGLAALSLDALEGLPGLVGLRLGGNPWLCGCAMEPLLKWLRGRIQRCSSDSQQAECWAPPEVAGAPLLSLTEESFQACHLTLTLDDYLFIAFVGFVVSIASVATNFLLGITANCCHRWSKASEDEDV from the exons atgagCCAGGGGTCTGGAAGGACTCCG GCCATGCTGCTGGGCCCCTGGctgctggcggcggcggcggcggtggcggcggcgggcgcgggctGCCCGGTGCTGTGCAGCTGCCGCGGGCAGGCGGTGGACTGCAGCGGGCAGCGGCTCTTCTCCGTGCCCCCCGAGCTGCCGCTGGACACCGGCAACCTGAGCCTGGCCCACAACCGCATCGCCAGCATCCCGCCGGGCTACCTGGGCTGCTACGGGCAGCTGCGCGCCCTCGACCTGCGCAACAACTCGCTGGCGGCGCTGCCGGCCGGGCTGTTCCGCGGCGCCCGGCGCCTGGCGCACCTGGACCTCAGCTACAACAACTTCAGCCTGGTGCCCGCCGACATGTTCCGCGAGGCCAGCGCGCTGCTGCGCCTCGACCTCAGCCACAATCCGGGGCTGCGCCGCGTCCACCCGCAGGCCTTCCGCGGCCTGGCCCAGCTGCGCGAGCTGGACCTCAGCTACGGCGGCCTGGCCGCCCTCAGCCTCGACGCCCTGGAGGGGCTGCCCGGCCTCGTGGGGCTGCGCCTGGGGGGCAACCCCTGGCTCTGCGGCTGCGCCATGGAGCCCCTGCTCAAGTGGCTGCGGGGCCGCATCCAGCGCTGCTCCTCGG ATTCGCAGCAGGCGGAGTGCTGGGCTCCCCCCGAGGTGGCGGGGGCCCCCCTGCTGTCGCTGACGGAGGAGAGCTTCCAGGCCTGCCACCTCACGCTGACCCTCGACGACTATCTCTTCATCGCCTTCGTCGGCTTCGTCGTCTCCATCGCCTCGGTGGCCACCAACTTCCTGCTGGGCATCACGGCCAACTGCTGCCACCGCTGGAGCAAGGCCAGCGAGGATGAGGATGTTTAG
- the APLNR gene encoding apelin receptor, with translation MEEATDAYAYGFDNDTDCEYAEWGPSLALLPTIYLLVFLLGTTGNGLVLWTVFKGGRDRRRSADTFIANLAVADLTFVVTLPLWAAYAWLGYHWPFGTAACKVSSYLVFVNMYASVFCLTGLSFDRYLAIVRPLATAKLRSRVSGLVATVALWLLAALLALPALVLRRAAALGGDTKITCYMDYGDLAAQGTEGAWEVGLGLSSTALGFVAPFAVMLTCYFFIARTVATHFRRERAEGPRKRKRLLTIITVLVAAFGGCWLPFHLVKTLYVLMDLEVLPWSCALHTFLNNLHPYCTGIAYINSCLNPFLYAFFDPRFRHACAALLCCRTPGPGPERSASYSSGHSHPPGGKGGPGPGGKLDPATQETLFRA, from the coding sequence ATGGAGGAGGCGACGGACGCCTACGCCTACGGCTTCGACAACGATACGGACTGCGAGTACGCCGAGTGGGGCCCCTCGCTGGCCCTGCTTCCCACCATCTACCTGCTGGTCTTCCTGCTGGGCACCACCGGCAACGGGCTGGTCCTCTGGACCGTCTTCAAGGGCGGCCGCGACCGCCGGCGCTCGGCCGACACCTTCATCGCCAACCTGGCCGTGGCCGACCTCACCTTCGTGGTCACCCTGCCCCTCTGGGCCGCCTACGCCTGGCTGGGCTACCACTGGCCCTTCGGCACGGCCGCCTGCAAGGTCAGCAGCTACCTGGTGTTCGTCAACATGTACGCCAGCGTCTTCTGCCTGACCGGCCTCAGCTTCGACCGCTACCTGGCCATCGTCCGGCCGCTGGCCACCGCCAAGCTGCGCTCGCGGGTCAGCGGGCTGGTGGCCACCGTGGCGCTGTGGCTGCTGGCggccctgctggccctgcccgCCCTGGTGCTGCGGCGGGCGGCCGCCCTCGGCGGGGACACCAAGATCACCTGCTACATGGACTACGGGGACCTGGCGGCGCAGGGGACGGAGGGCGCCTGGgaggtggggctggggctctCCTCCACCGCCCTGGGCTTCGTGGCCCCCTTCGCCGTGATGCTGACCTGCTACTTCTTCATCGCCCGCACCGTGGCCACTCACTTCCGCCGGGAGCGGGCCGAGGGGCCCCGCAAGCGCAAGCGCCTCCTCACCATCATCACGGTGCTGGTGGCCGCCTTcgggggctgctggctgcccttCCACCTGGTCAAGACCCTCTACGTGCTGATGGACCTGGAGGTGCTGCCCTGGTCCTGCGCCCTCCACACCTTCCTCAACAACCTCCATCCCTACTGCACCGGCATCGCCTACATCAACAGCTGCCTCAACCCCTTCCTCTACGCCTTCTTCGACCCCCGCTTCCGCCACGCCTGCGCCgccctcctctgctgccggacccccggccccggccccgagcGCTCTGCCAGCTACTCCTCGGGGCACAGCCACCCGCCCGGTGGCAAGGGGGGCCCCGGCCCGGGGGGCAAGCTGGACCCCGCCACCCAGGAGACCCTCTTCCGCGCCTGA